In the genome of Bryobacteraceae bacterium, one region contains:
- a CDS encoding PadR family transcriptional regulator has product MAHSSFHGSIDLLQGTLDLLILKALSLGAMHGFGVAQRIQQLSADALRVQQGSLYPALHRLEQQAWIQSEWGLSDNNRKAKFYSLTRAGRRQLELESKNWERLSAAIGMILVAKET; this is encoded by the coding sequence GTGGCTCATTCTTCTTTCCACGGTTCCATCGATCTTCTGCAAGGAACGCTCGATCTTCTGATCCTCAAGGCGCTCTCCTTGGGAGCCATGCACGGATTCGGAGTCGCCCAACGAATCCAACAACTTTCCGCCGACGCCCTGCGCGTGCAGCAGGGATCGCTCTACCCGGCTTTGCACCGGCTGGAACAGCAGGCCTGGATACAGAGCGAATGGGGGCTCAGCGACAACAACCGCAAGGCGAAGTTCTACTCGCTCACCAGGGCCGGCCGCCGGCAGCTCGAATTGGAGTCCAAGAACTGGGAGCGGCTCTCGGCGGCGATCGGAATGATTCTCGTCGCCAAGGAGACCTGA